In one window of Dokdonia sp. PRO95 DNA:
- a CDS encoding DUF3078 domain-containing protein — protein MRTYLFIILLATSSILVAQTKTKKKDSLPDGWKSKGLAELLFSQSAFNKEWQGGGTSNIAGNFNISWDLNYKRNKLAWDTRLTSILGLAATKDQKFVRKTTDRLELNSLVGSRINKSNWYYSGVFNFRTQMAPGYEFFDRNVLDEEGEIINTVQDRREITDAFSPAYIQAGPGILWKKSNDFTINLAPATSRLIFVHSKFTRVDESDPEAVAAYEPFFGVEANENTRFELGSSLSVYYKEELFENVVFENTLNLYADYLEKVKNVDLDYTLNVAMQVNKYVTTNLALQLIYDENAVSGLQVREVLGVGLKYAFLEWKS, from the coding sequence ATGAGAACATATCTTTTTATAATACTACTAGCTACAAGTAGTATTCTAGTCGCCCAAACGAAGACTAAGAAAAAAGATTCTCTTCCTGATGGATGGAAAAGTAAAGGACTTGCCGAATTACTTTTTAGCCAAAGCGCCTTTAATAAAGAATGGCAAGGTGGAGGTACCTCTAACATCGCAGGTAACTTTAATATAAGCTGGGATCTCAATTATAAACGCAATAAACTTGCATGGGACACCAGACTTACCTCTATACTTGGTCTTGCTGCCACAAAAGATCAAAAATTTGTACGTAAAACAACAGACAGACTCGAGTTAAACAGCCTTGTGGGTAGTAGAATCAATAAATCAAACTGGTACTATTCTGGCGTGTTTAACTTTAGAACACAAATGGCACCTGGTTATGAATTTTTTGACCGCAATGTGCTTGATGAAGAGGGAGAAATTATCAACACCGTACAAGACAGAAGAGAGATAACAGATGCCTTTTCTCCAGCTTACATTCAAGCAGGGCCTGGTATTCTTTGGAAAAAAAGCAATGACTTTACAATAAACCTAGCACCCGCTACGTCTAGACTTATTTTTGTGCATTCTAAGTTTACGAGAGTTGATGAGAGCGACCCTGAAGCCGTAGCAGCTTACGAACCATTTTTTGGTGTTGAAGCAAATGAAAATACTCGTTTTGAATTAGGTTCATCACTAAGTGTCTATTATAAAGAAGAGCTGTTTGAAAATGTCGTATTTGAGAACACCCTCAACCTTTATGCAGATTACCTGGAAAAAGTAAAGAATGTCGATTTAGATTACACACTCAATGTTGCCATGCAAGTAAATAAATATGTTACTACAAATCTTGCATTACAACTCATTTATGATGAAAATGCAGTAAGCGGTTTACAGGTACGAGAAGTACTTGGAGTAGGTCTTAAATACGCTTTTCTCGAGTGGAAATCTTAG
- a CDS encoding DUF2480 family protein, translating into MAEEIINRVAGSKLITFDLEDLYPKGKRETLDISEWLDQGFILRETQFRESIKNHDWQQYKGSFVALHCSTDAIVPAWAYMLVSTQLQDIAQKTIVGSLELLETVLYTTAIANLDTTPYQGVPLIVKGCSNKPVPPNAYLLLIEKLQPVVRSLMFGEACSTVPLFKKRA; encoded by the coding sequence ATGGCAGAAGAAATTATCAATAGAGTCGCTGGAAGTAAACTCATCACCTTTGATTTGGAAGATTTATATCCTAAAGGGAAGAGAGAAACACTAGACATTTCTGAATGGCTAGACCAAGGTTTTATTTTACGTGAAACTCAGTTTCGCGAAAGCATAAAAAATCACGACTGGCAGCAATATAAAGGCTCGTTTGTAGCGTTACATTGCAGTACAGACGCTATTGTTCCAGCATGGGCCTATATGCTTGTTTCTACTCAGCTACAAGATATTGCACAAAAGACGATCGTGGGCTCTTTAGAGCTTCTAGAAACTGTTCTTTACACAACGGCTATTGCAAATCTTGACACAACACCTTATCAAGGCGTACCTTTAATCGTAAAAGGATGCTCAAATAAACCAGTACCTCCTAACGCATATTTACTGCTTATAGAAAAACTTCAACCTGTGGTACGTAGCCTTATGTTTGGAGAAGCATGCTCTACCGTTCCTCTATTTAAGAAGCGCGCTTAA
- a CDS encoding DUF59 domain-containing protein, with the protein MHMEVNTEELGDKIVRVLKTIYDPEIPVDIYELGLIYDVFVNEDMDTKILMTLTTPNCPVAETLPLEVEEKVKSLKEVKDCEVEITFDPPWTQDLMSEEAKLELGML; encoded by the coding sequence ATACATATGGAAGTAAACACAGAAGAGTTAGGAGATAAGATTGTACGAGTACTAAAAACCATTTACGATCCAGAAATTCCTGTAGATATTTATGAGTTAGGATTGATTTACGATGTTTTTGTAAACGAAGACATGGATACCAAAATCCTTATGACACTTACTACACCTAACTGCCCAGTAGCCGAAACACTACCACTTGAGGTAGAAGAGAAAGTAAAATCTCTCAAAGAAGTAAAAGATTGCGAAGTGGAAATCACTTTTGACCCACCATGGACACAAGACCTCATGAGTGAAGAAGCAAAACTAGAATTAGGAATGTTATAA
- a CDS encoding SufE family protein: MASIQEIQDEIVDEFSMFEDWMQRYEYMIDLGKSLPMIDDQFKTDDYIIKGCQSKVWVHADMKDGEIAFTADSDAIITKGIIAILIRAFSGQPPQAIIDADTSFIDEIGLKDHLSPTRANGLVSMIKQIKLYAVAYQTQLN; the protein is encoded by the coding sequence ATGGCAAGTATACAAGAAATACAAGATGAAATCGTTGATGAGTTCAGCATGTTTGAAGACTGGATGCAACGTTATGAGTATATGATAGACTTAGGAAAATCACTTCCTATGATTGATGATCAGTTTAAAACTGATGATTACATCATAAAAGGCTGCCAGAGCAAAGTATGGGTACATGCAGATATGAAAGACGGTGAGATTGCCTTTACTGCAGATAGTGATGCGATTATCACAAAAGGAATCATAGCGATACTTATACGTGCTTTTTCTGGGCAACCACCACAAGCAATTATAGATGCAGACACTTCGTTTATAGACGAGATAGGACTTAAAGACCACCTCTCTCCTACCCGTGCAAACGGGCTTGTGAGCATGATCAAGCAGATAAAGCTATATGCTGTAGCTTATCAAACACAACTGAATTAA
- a CDS encoding META domain-containing protein, with amino-acid sequence MKHTYYIIALMLGLFLSSCATEKKESEPDVKAPRFSGYYTLTSVAENPITKQGITFNIENQKRRITGFSGCNSYNAAFTLTKDKLDITDPLSTKKACPAEAMDLEKKIFQNLLKVNRYTLKNGTLTLYNKDQVLFKATSTAI; translated from the coding sequence ATGAAACACACATATTACATCATCGCTTTAATGCTAGGCCTCTTTTTAAGCAGCTGCGCAACCGAAAAAAAGGAAAGCGAACCGGACGTGAAAGCACCTAGATTTTCTGGATACTACACACTTACGAGTGTCGCAGAAAATCCAATCACAAAACAAGGAATCACCTTTAACATAGAAAATCAAAAAAGGAGAATAACTGGTTTTTCTGGATGTAATTCTTATAATGCAGCGTTTACACTCACAAAGGATAAATTAGATATTACAGATCCGTTATCTACTAAAAAAGCATGTCCTGCGGAGGCTATGGATTTAGAGAAAAAAATTTTCCAAAATCTCCTAAAGGTAAATAGATACACTCTCAAAAACGGAACACTTACTTTATATAACAAAGACCAAGTACTTTTTAAAGCAACATCAACAGCAATATAA
- a CDS encoding GNAT family N-acetyltransferase yields MIQVNSHITLTSIELIDQERLYNLMKRVYPSAYAHFWKDEGLWYLDQIYGKKNLAQELSDDNSLYYFVHYNDKIVGILKLIDDCEYAPLASHKAFKVHRIYLDTSVQGKGVGYALMGYAEQIAIAQKHTLIWLDAMDKHTQAQQFYKKLGFQKTEQQKLDFTLLHDEYRPMWYMHKMLDSTE; encoded by the coding sequence TTGATACAGGTAAATTCACATATTACACTAACGTCTATTGAGCTTATAGATCAAGAACGTTTATATAATTTGATGAAGAGGGTGTATCCATCTGCATATGCGCATTTTTGGAAAGACGAAGGCTTATGGTATCTCGATCAGATTTATGGCAAAAAAAACTTAGCTCAAGAGCTTAGTGATGATAATAGCCTATACTACTTTGTGCACTATAACGATAAGATAGTAGGTATATTAAAGCTCATTGATGACTGCGAGTATGCACCGCTAGCATCTCACAAAGCTTTTAAAGTACATCGTATATACCTAGACACATCTGTTCAAGGCAAAGGTGTTGGCTATGCTCTGATGGGTTATGCAGAACAAATTGCAATAGCACAAAAACACACCCTGATCTGGCTAGACGCTATGGATAAACATACGCAAGCACAGCAATTTTATAAGAAATTAGGATTTCAAAAAACAGAACAGCAAAAACTAGACTTTACATTATTACATGATGAATACCGCCCTATGTGGTATATGCATAAAATGCTAGACTCGACAGAATGA